TCCTACCTATGAAGCAATATGTGTATTGGCTTTAGTATATaaccaagacagcagctactatTCCTGGAGTCCAAACTTCTTGGGCTTTCCCTCACAGCCTTTGTGTTATTACTAATAGAGGAAGATGGCTGTTCCTTTCATTTGTTTCCATTTAAACAGTTAAAGCTGTGGTTCATTTTACATTCTGTTAACGTCCAGATGCCCTTCCCATTAAACCCTGCTTGATTAATGGAAAGCTGGCTGTCCAGACAAGACTCTTGATAATGGTAATGGGTACTGGGCTGGCAGGGCCTCACAAAAGCACTCAACTATCTGAGTAAAGAGTTTCTTTAATGACAGTGCTTTATTAAGTGTTGCTCCACCACACTTTTTCTATAATGGCTAGATAGAGATAAGTATTGTTATGGAAAATTGCATGTACTTCTATGATTTTCAAAAAGAATGGACAGAGTACCATCTTTAATATTCACAAAATACTGTTTCTGAAATAAACTGAATCAAATTCTAAATGAAATGTTTAAATGAAAATACTTTGAATTACAATTCAAAGTACAATTCATCTTAATCCATAACAGAGAGAAAGCATGCAATCATGTACATTAGGCGTATGTAAATTATTGTAAATATCGCAGAAACTTTGCAATCAAGTACTGCATGTAATTGATAGTAAATTTCACTACCCACCTACAACAGAGAGCTCTGCTAGTTTGTCTGGCAGGTCAGCAGGCTCTGCCCCAGCGATATCAGGTACAGCGTTCCTCCGGCCAGTCCTCCCTGTGGCTGCAAAATCAGTGACAACAGGCTCCACATCAGTCATCGCTGGGCCTTGTCCTCATAGCCTAGTCTGGAACACAACAACAAAGTGTCATTTATGTCTAAACATATTGTACCTGGTTGATAACACTGTTATGTTTAAGCAaaaaggcccgaggaggtgtggtatatggtcaaaataccacggctaagggctgttcttaggcacaacgcaaacccttgaggtgccttattgctattgtagactggttaccaaagtaattagagcattaaaaataaatgcattgtcatacacgtggtatatggtctgatataccacggctttcagacaATTAGCATTCAGTGCTCGACCCACCCAATTTATAAAAGTCATTACACAAGCTTTCCGTCACACATTACAATAAAACAGAATATATCTGTTCACATTACTAaggtaatgaatgtattgtgcaTGCTGCAACACATACATGTTGTAAGGACCGATGCCGGAGAtaagaagcaggtacggggagtcaacatttaatcatgtcttaaagtaatgatggactgtcgtttctctttgcttatttgagctgttcttgccataatatggacttggtcttttaccagatagggctatcttctgcataccacccctaccttgtcacaacacaactgattggctcaaacgcattaagaaggaaatacatttcacaaaataacttttaaccaggcacacctgttaattgaaatgcattccaggtgactacctcatgaagctggttgagagaatgccaagagtgtgcaaagctgtcatcaaggcaaagggaaaggaaaagggaaaagggtggctactttgaagaatctcaaatataaaatatattttgaattgtttaacacttttttatttactacacgattccatatgtgttatttcatagttttgacgtcttcactattattctacaatgtagaaaatagtaaaaaaaacaaaaaaaaaaacatgggatgagtaggtgtccaaacctttgactggtacagtatgtctgtttGAAGTGTATGCAAATAGATTATGCAAGTGGTTAGGCATTTTCAACACACAAACGTTTCTTAAAAAGACTAGAAGAGGTAGTGAATTTCTCCTCAACCCTGGTACAGTACGGTATAGTAAATCTCTACATACTGAACCATAATATGAGCAATAAAACAGACCATAGTGCTTTCACAAAGAGCACTGCTTGCCTCAATACCCTGCTCTAAGGACATTTGGTGCCTTAGCTCTAGTCTAAATATCCAGGACCTTTGTTATCTTGGCCTAATGGCTATTGATTTGTACTACTTTATTACTACAGGGGCATTGGTACACATGTGATCAATACTTAGCCATGTGTTATGCAACCTTTCCTGCATGTCATTACTGCAGCTCTATTTCTTCTTTAAATATACAACTTTGCCTTTTACATTATGAGACCCCATGTAGTAATGGACAGACAACCAGTAAGTCTCAAAATAATATGCAATGCAGTGTACAATTTGACCAGCAGGGGGCTCATTTCACagcagtatagtactgtatgACTAAATTACAAATCTACTGTGCATGTTAAACATTCCCTCTTGTTGCTTAATTTATGCAAAATAATACATATTCAGAGATTGAATTACAGTTTCTCCTTGCCTATTCACTGTCTTTCATTGGATTACAGTCTCTCCTGGCCTATTCACTATCTTTCATTGGATTACAGTCTCTCCTGGCCTATTCACTATCTTTCATTGGATTACAGTCTCTCCTGGCCTATTCACCGTCTTTCATTGGATTACAGTCTCTCCTGGCCTATTCACTGTCTTTCATTGGATTACAGTCCCTCCTGGCCTATTCACTGTCTTTCATTGGATTACAGTCCCTCCTGGCCTATTCACTGTCTTCATTGGATTACAGTCCCTCATGGCCTATTCACTGTCTTCATTGGATTACAGTCCCTCCTGGTTTATTCACTATCTTTCACTGGATTACAGTCTCCCCTGGCCTATTCACTATCTTTCATTGGATTACAGTCTCTCCTGGCCTATTCACTGTCTTTCACTGGATTACAATCCCTCCTGGCCTATTCACTATCTTTCATTGGATTACAGTCTATCCTGGCCTATTCACTATCTTTCATTGGATTACAAATAGGTTTTAATACCAGAAATAATATTGCCAGTTGCTTGACCTGGGTACAAGTCCCAGTCAGGGCTGCCCCTTGCATTCGCTACAATACCATACACATTTAGACACCCTATACATTTCCAAAGAAAACATATCCTACCTCcaagaacacaacacacacatgtgcacgtgcacacacacacacatttgcgcacacacacactcacatccttacactcacacacacacacacacacacacacacacacacacacacacacacacacacacacacacacacacacacacacacacacacacacacacacacacacacacacacacacacacacacacacacacacacacacacacacacacatttgcacacacacattgccacacacacacacacacacacagagagagaaagagacagtgcCTAAAAAAACGATCTAGTCATCATTCAACAGACGGTGCATCACCTCCAATGGGAGTATCAGTCCCGTAGATGATAAGCACTCGCTGGTTGTCACAACATTTAGAATTGAATCAAAACCCCCTTAGTCAAGACAGGCAATTCTTGCATTAGCTTTGTCGCTATTTTTAACAGGGCTCCAGCATAACACCTGGGGCACCGGTGAAAGATGGAATCAGGGGGAGACATTAGTCAGAATAGGGGCCAGAGCCAAGCAGGGCCATTTAGACCAAAAATGCAATTGTCTTGACTTAGTGTTATGTAAACATTCACTAGGTGAACAACACTTCTTAAATGGGCCCTCTAATCCTCATGGCTCCCTCTCCTTTATCTGTGGCCAGCTTTAGAAGACGTGTTGTGCTGGTTAAGCAGTGTGGCCCTCAAGGCCTTGTGTGTGCTGAGAATGCTCTGAGAAGTGCGTTTAAAGGCCCACTGCTAAACACATGCATCCACAACTGTGTGTGACTACAGATAGACTGCTGTATTTGGACTCGGGTCCATACAACAAAAGGCTCTGGGTAGCAGTGGAACCCACAGTGCCCTCGCAGAGTGGAAGCAGCAGGAACTGGTGTTGGCATTCTCCTCCTTGCAGTCTTCCACTCATCGATGTCCACTGGAATAAAAGGAGCTCTGTGCAttgccagcaggccagcaggcccCTGTGCCAAGCAGCCTATGAGAGAGAGTCCAGTGCCAGAAGGCAAGAGGGAGGCATCagcttgtgtgtgtttgactgagaACATCGCCCGCACATTGCTGTTAGAAACACAAGCTTATCTCCGTATGGTTGAGCTTGCTCACACAGTGCAGCAAGGAGGGCGTTGTAAAGCATCATGTGCATATGTGGGTTGAAAGGTGTAGGTGTGTAAAGGCTTATGTTATCACAATCAGAAAGGATCACAGTTTAGACCACTAAAGACTAAAATATCCTAGTTAATCAGCAAACATATTCCCCTCGAAAGTATGCAAAGAAGGAAGTCAAATATCTTGAAGtcaacacctcaacacagacATTACCTACGGTAATAACAACCCCTCTAAAACAAAGACTGCTAATCCAGTCTTGATCTGTCCTAACCCTAAATAACATTGGAGCAGCACATCATTTTACCTC
The window above is part of the Salmo salar chromosome ssa15, Ssal_v3.1, whole genome shotgun sequence genome. Proteins encoded here:
- the LOC106571534 gene encoding cAMP-dependent protein kinase inhibitor beta — its product is MTDVEPVVTDFAATGRTGRRNAVPDIAGAEPADLPDKLAELSVVDDGGEGGECTSSGSPPKCPTEGEEKAEGT